The Bacteroidia bacterium genomic interval GTACGGAAGCTGATGAAGCCTGCCCTTTTGTTCCGGGCGCTGAATTTCGACTTGCGCTGCCTTTTGTGGATCCGAAAGCTTTCGATGATACTGATTTGGAAGCGGAAAAGTATGAAGAACGGTCCCGGCAAATAGCTCGGGAAATACTTTTTGCACTAAAAGAGGCATCTTAATTTTAGTTTCCCCGTAAGACCCCTTGTACCCACCTCTCATCTGCGCGGCTTTTTGTTTCAAAAAGCTCATGTCTAACGCGTACCTTTGCGCACCTATACACATTTATGTCGGAACCTAAATCTAGCTTTATTAAAGTTTTTGATCTTATTGTTGACGCAATAAGGGGAACAGATGAGGACCTAACCAAAATCAGCATTAATCGTGCGATTATTTTGTTGGCCATTCCCATGGTCATCGAAATGATGATGGAAGGAATCTTTGCTGTGGTGGATGCATTTTTTGTTTCCCGAATCAGTGAAGAAGCCGTAGCAACTGTTGGAATTACGGAAAACGTAATGTCCATCATTTATTCCATTGCCATTGGTGTGAGTATCGCTGCTACTGCCATGGTAGCTCGCCGAACAGGAGAAGGAGATAAAAAAGCAGCAGCGAATACAGCTGCTCAGGCAATTCTACTGGCTGTGGGTTTGGCCGTTTTGATCGGTATTTTTGGAACCATCTTCTCTGAAGATATCCTTCGTCTGATGGGGGCCGAAGACAAAGTCGTCCAACAGGGAGTGGGTTATACCCGCATTATGTTTGGAGGAAATGTGGTCATCATTCTCCTTTTTCTCTTAAATGGGATTTTTCGGGGAATAGGAAATGCAAACATTGCCTTACGAAGTCTGATTGTTTCGAATGGGCTCAACATCATTCTTGACCCTTGTCTGATATTCGGCCTGGGTCCCTTTCCTGAAATGGGAATCGAGGGAGCTGCAATTGCCACCAATATCGGTCGAGGAACCGGAGTTTTATTTCAGCTCTACATCCTCTTCAATGGGAGCGCCATCATCAAATTGCTGGCTTCTGATTTTAAGGTGCAATTGAGCATCATCGGCCGAATGGTGAAAGTAGGAGCTGGTGGAGCCGGACAATACATGATCTCTTCTGCCAGTTGGATTTTTCTGATGATGATTATCACAGATTTCGGAACGCAGGTGGTTGCAGGATATGTAATCGCTATACGGGTGATTATTTTCGCCATACTTCCTGCCTGGGGAATGTCCAATGCCGCAGCTACGCTGGTGGGTCAGAATTTAGGTGCGGGGCAACCCGATCGGGCAGAAAAATCTGTTTGGATAACCGCCATGTATGCCTCCGGACTCTTATTGGTAATATCTTTTATTTTCTTCTTTTTCGCTCCGGAGATCGTTGATTTTTTTGAAGGGGGAGAATTGGCGAAACAAACCGCAGTGGACTGCCTCAAGATTGTTTCCCTGGGCTATTTCATCTTTGGCTTTGGCATGGTCATGTCTCAATCGCTCAATGGAAGTGGAGATACAAAAACTCCTACCTGGATCAATTTCTTTTGTTTTTGGCTCTTGCAGGCTCCATTGGCCTACTATACAGCCATTTATCTGGGATGGGGCGTAACTTTTATCTATTGGTCTGTCTTTTTCTCTTATGTGGTATATGCCATCATATTCGCCATCATTTTCAAGAGAGGAAAATGGAAAGCAATCCAGATCTAGAAAAGCTGGATGTATTATAAATACAGCCCAAAAACAGTCATGGCGAGGGTACCGAAGTGGTCCCCCTGGGATAAATAAAGCCTTTGAATCAAGGAGATTGCCCAGGTCCTTCGCGATGACAGATCTGCTATCTTTCTTATTAAAATTATCCCCCTTCTCACTTTTCCACAGGATGGGGAAAAACTAGCTGTAGTGGACAGATAGATTTTTCTATCTTCGTAAGTTCAATATGAACCACATAGGATATGCCCTGTATATCCTCTCAAACGGAAAGAGACCTTGGCCAGACCACGAAAGAGCGGAACCGCTACCAAAACAAAGAAGGAAACCCCTTTGATGAAGCAATACTATGCCATTAAGGCAAAGTATCCGGGGACCGTTCTTCTGTTTCGGGTAGGAGATTTTTATGAAACATTTGGAGAAGATGCGATAGAAGTTTCGCAGGTATTGGGCATCGTCCTGACCAAGCGAGCCAATGGTGCTGCTTCTCATGTTGAACTGGCAGGTTTTCCCCATCATTCTCTTGATACCTATTTGCCCAAGCTTGTGAGAGCCGGAAAGCGAGTAGCTGTTTGTGATCAATTGGAAGACCCCAAACAGGCCAAGGGTATCGTAAAACGAGGAGTAACAGAACTCGTAACTCCCGGAGTTACTTTCAATGATAAAGTACTGGAGGTAAATAAGAGTAATTACCTCGCTAGTGTATATTTCTCCAGCCCCACAGAATTGGGTCTGGCCTTCGTGGAGGTATCTACCGGTGATTTCTTTTGTTTCTCTGGTAGCCCGGCTTATGCAGATAAAGTGCTTGGAACACTCCAGCCTTCGGAGGTATTGGTACAAAAGAGGGACTATCGGAAGTTTATCGAGACCTTCAATGATAAATACTACCTCAGTCGTCTGGACGAATGGGTGTATCAGGAAGACTATGCCCGAGAGAAACTATTGGGACTACTCAAAACCAATTCGCTTAAGGGTTTTGGAATAGAGAAAGAAACCAGAGGGATCATTGCTGCGGGTTCTGTAGTTCATTACCTGAACGAAACCCAGCAAAAGGAACTGGGGCATATTTCCCGCATCTATCGCT includes:
- a CDS encoding MATE family efflux transporter is translated as MSEPKSSFIKVFDLIVDAIRGTDEDLTKISINRAIILLAIPMVIEMMMEGIFAVVDAFFVSRISEEAVATVGITENVMSIIYSIAIGVSIAATAMVARRTGEGDKKAAANTAAQAILLAVGLAVLIGIFGTIFSEDILRLMGAEDKVVQQGVGYTRIMFGGNVVIILLFLLNGIFRGIGNANIALRSLIVSNGLNIILDPCLIFGLGPFPEMGIEGAAIATNIGRGTGVLFQLYILFNGSAIIKLLASDFKVQLSIIGRMVKVGAGGAGQYMISSASWIFLMMIITDFGTQVVAGYVIAIRVIIFAILPAWGMSNAAATLVGQNLGAGQPDRAEKSVWITAMYASGLLLVISFIFFFFAPEIVDFFEGGELAKQTAVDCLKIVSLGYFIFGFGMVMSQSLNGSGDTKTPTWINFFCFWLLQAPLAYYTAIYLGWGVTFIYWSVFFSYVVYAIIFAIIFKRGKWKAIQI